One Xyrauchen texanus isolate HMW12.3.18 chromosome 44, RBS_HiC_50CHRs, whole genome shotgun sequence DNA segment encodes these proteins:
- the ska1 gene encoding spindle and kinetochore-associated protein 1, producing MNHCELEEVTQHINDKISMIKRLLELRAVAKDPEKRGTLLKIEQEVSAINELLDRFERYVGQQRDLLKHLKDLEEFFQQDEQDVHHLKNNTPLHMPRKGQQTAQQEGQVAVQSRQTDAPPAPQDQAPPRKSQRNQIKEMEFITVPEFDSIPTYMKGRITYDQLNAAVQSINTAITAKYKILHQPIKTLNNASRMLQQRFKDQETKDTKGQFFIVEQDIREFTQMKVDKRFGSMLNMLRHCQHLKEVRGGGLARFILL from the exons ATGAATCACTGTGAGCTTGAGGAAGTAACACAACATATTAATGACAAAATTTCCATGATTAAAAGACTCCTGGAGCTTCGAGCTGTTG CAAAAGATCCAGAAAAACGGGGGACTCTTCTCAAAATCGAACAAGAAGTCAGTGCCATCAATGAGCTTCTTGATCGTTTTGAGCGATATGTAGGCCAGCAGAGAGACCTACTAAAGCATTTAAAG GATCTGGAAGAGTTTTTCCAGCAGGATGAACAGGATGTCCATCACCTAAAGAACAACACCCCTTTGCACATGCCCAGAAAAGGCCAACAAACAGCTCAACAAGA agGACAGGTGGCAGTTCAGAGCAGGCAGACAGATGCGCCACCGGCTCCTCAGGATCAGGCACCACCCAGGAAATCTCAGCGCAACCAGATCAAAGAGATGGAGTTCATTACTGTCCCAGAATTTGACAGCATTCCAAC GTACATGAAAGGTCGTATAACGTATGACCAGCTGAACGCAGCTGTGCAAAGCATCAACACAGCTATAACGGCAAAATATAAGATCCTCCATCAGCCAATCAAGACCCTCAACAATGCTTCCCGTATGCTCCAACAGCGCTTTAAAGACCAAGAAACAAAGGACACCAAGG GTCAGTTTTTCATCGTGGAGCAGGACATTCGAGAGTTTACCCAGATGAAGGTGGACAAGCGCTTTGGAAGCATGTTGAATATGCTACGTCACTGCCAGCATCTGAAGGAAGTCAGAGGAGGCGGTCTCGCACGCTTCATCCTGCTTTAA